In Acidisarcina polymorpha, the DNA window TAATCGTCAGCCACACAGTCTGCTAAAGGCAGGAGCCCGCCCACGGCATTGAGCGCCTCACGGGAGACAGCGAGTGTGGACCCCAGTCCAAATCGAATCCCTTTCTCGAGATAGCGGGCAGTCAGGACGTTCGGCGCGAAATCGGTAGCGATCCCGAGGGCCTCCATGCGGGAGCCCAGGGTTCGGTGGGCCTTGCCGCGATAGAGCGCTGTCACCATTCCCACCGGTCTGCCATTTTGGCTCGGGTCCTTGAAGTTTGCCATGATATTTCGCAAGTAGTTTGGGGAGACGAGAATGTCGCTGTCGCTGATCAAGATGTGACCGAAACGGGCTTCCGGTAGGGTCTGCACCAGGCTGCTGACTTTGCCGTTGGTTCCCAGGGTCTCAGGGCAGAAGACCAGGCGGATGGAGCGGTCCGGGAAGTCTCGCTGCAACTGTTCGACCGCGGCAATGGCTGGATCATCCGAACTCCCGATGGCAAAGAGGAGCTCGTATTGGCCGGGATAATTCTGATGACAATGACTGGCGAAGCTGGCGTACATCTCCGGATCGAGGCCCTTGACCGGTTTGAGAATGCTCACTGGCGGATAGAAGTCCGGCAGCGGCTTCCGGGCGGCCCTGACGAAGGCGCGCGCGCTCCAGATTGCAAGCACGGAGAATCCGCAGCCTGCAAAGGCAAGCAGGGTGGTCAAGAAGGAAACAAGCGTGGAGAGCGCAGGCATGAGCTAGATCGATTCTAGGTCATCCTCACTGGAAGCTTCGGCGATGAGAAAGTCCGGGTGGGACGCTACTCGTAACGCAGGGCTTCGATGGGATTCAAGTTGGCAGCCTTCCATGCCGGATAAATCCCGAAGATAAGTCCGATGGCGCACGAGACGATGAAAGAGACGACCACCCAGGTCGAGGAGAGGGCGGCGTGCAAAAAGCCGACTGCAAAATGCAAGGCCACGGTGAACAGGGCCCCCGCCAGAATCCCAATCAAGCCTCCCACTGCGCAGAGAGTCATCGCCTCGATGGTGAACTGAAGCAGGATGTTGGCCTTGGTGGCTCCGATCGCTTTGCGTACCCCGATTTCGCGCGTGCGCTCAGTCACCGAAACCAGCATGATATTCATCACGCCGACGCCGCCGACCATGAGACCAACCGAGGAGACCGCGACCATAAACAGGAAGAGCCCCCCGGTCAACGAGTTCCAGAGACGCCCAAGCGAGTCAGGCCCGAAGATGGCGAAGTTATCGGCGTCCTCGACATGCACCTTGCGCCGGCGCCGCAGCAATTCGCGTATCTCGTCCTGAACGAGGGCTTTATTCTTGGGGTCGTCATATTTGACCGTGATCCAGAAGTCTTTGATCTCCGGATGAATCTTGCGGAAGGTTTCCAAGGGGAAATAGGCGGAATTGTCCTGGGTATTGCGGCCGCCTCCAAAGGGTTGGGGCTGGGTGTCAAAGACCCCAATGACGGTGAAGACGTCGCCCTCGCACTGGATTTCCTTGCCGATCGGCGACTCGTTCTGGAATAGATCTTCAGCGGCATCGTGGCCGAGAACTACGACGTTCGCCCGCCGGTTCTCTTCGTCTTCTGTCCAGAGCCGACCTTCCTTGAGGGTGAATCCTCCTGTCTTTTCAAGATCAGTGGTATCGCCACCCAGGATCGTGTTCTGGATCTTGCGATTGCCATATTTGAGCGAGACGGAGCCGATCCCGAGTTGGAAATTCTGGTATTGCAGGCTAGGATCGACGGCCGCCACGTGCGGCATGGTCCGCATCGCCAAACCATCTTCGTAGGTCAGCTGCTTGCGATTGAGTTCCTCGGTTGTGGGGCGTTTCCCGAAGGGCTCGAAGCGAAAGACCCAGATGCTGTTGGTGCCGAGCGAGCGAATAAAACCGTCGATGTTGCTGTTAAGACCGTTGATCGCCGAGGAGATCAGGATGACGGTGGAGATGCCGATGGAGATGCCGAGGACGGTAAGTCCGGAACGCAGCTTATTGGTCCGCAGCGTCTCGAACGCCATTCGTACTGCTTCCTGAGAGTCACGAATCCGCATCTACAACTCCGATCTGAGGGCCACGATGGGGTCCAATTGAGCGGCTTTGCGCGCCGGATAGACGCCAAAGAATACTCCGACGCCAGTCGCCACAAAGAGTCCGACGAGAACCGACCAAAGCTGAACCTCGGAGGGGAAACTTACCAGGAGGGTGATCACTTTGGCGACGGTGATGCCGCCGATGACCCCGATCATTCCTCCGAAGAGAGACATGGTGGCCGACTCCACGATGAACTGGACCATGATGTCGTGGCGTCGCGCTCCTAATGCTTTTCGGATGCCGATCTCGCGAGTGCGCTCGGTCACCGAGACCAGCATGATGTTCATGATGACGATGCCCCCTACGACCAGAGAAATGGCGGCAATCGCCACCACCACGGCACCGAAGCTGTTCAAGATCTGTCCAAGAAGATTCTGGAAGGTGGCACTCGTATCGATCGAAAAAGTATCAGGCGCCCCGGGCGCGAGATGGCGCCGTCCGCGCATGATGGTGCGAAGGTCATCGGAGACGCGGTCAATTACCGGGCCGCCGCCCCCCGCATTGACATAGATGACCAGGCTTTTATTGGAACCATAGGACTGGAGGAATGCGGTCAACGGTACGGCCACCCAGTTGTCCTGGCTGGCGCCGAGGGTTTTGCCTTGACGCTCCCCGACGCCTATGACCGTGTAGGGCTCGCCGTCGACCCGGATTTCCTTGCCGAGCGGATCTCCCTGCCCGAGGAGATTATCTGCGACATCGTAGCCGACGATGGCGACATGGGAGCTATGCACATCTTCCGCTTCGGTGAACGAACGGCCCTGGGCGATATTGAGATTCGACATGGGCGGCATCGTCCAGGTCCAGCCGCGAATATCCGTATCGGTGCTGGATTTCGTTCCGTAGACGACCTTGCCGGTTGTGTTCCGAAGAGCGCCTACGGAGAGGCAGGACTTGCACTCGTCGCGGATCGCTTCGTAGTCCTCCATCTTGACGTCCTTCCGCTTTTGGAAGGCGAGATATTCCTCAATCGTAATGAAGGTCTGAGGCATCTTGCTGACGGTGACGACTTCTGCTCCGTAGCTGTTCAGCTTGGTCGTAACGAATTGCTTGGCGCCATTCACGAGGGTCACAACGGTGATCACCGACGCGACCCCGATCACCACCCCGAGCAAGGTGAGGATCGAGCGAAGTTTGTTCGCCCAGAGCGACTGGAGCGCTATCTTGAAGCCCTCAATCAGTTCCATGGAAGAATCCCCGCCGCCGGACTGGCAAGTGAAGCTCGGGCTGCTTGGCCAGTCTACGAGGCTTGCCTTGCATCATTTTACGCATCCTATGAACAGATAGTTCCCTGCTCGCGTTAGTAGGAACAAAGGAGTTTCAGATGGCATCGAATCGTGGAGTCGTTTACCTCGGACCGCATAAGGTCGAGGTGCAGAATATTGATTACCCCAAGTTTGAAACCCCCCAAGGCAAGAAGATTGAGCATGGAGTCATCCTCAAGATTGTCTCCACCAATATATGCGGTTCGGACCAGCACATGGTTCGCGGCCGCACTACCGCCCCGAAAGGGATTGTTCTCGGCCATGAGATCACCGGCGAAATCGTTGAAAAAGGCAAGGACGTCGAGTTTCTCGACATTGGCGACTGGGTCACGGTTCCATTCAACATCGCCTGCGGGCGTTGCCGCTCCTGCCGGGAACGGAATA includes these proteins:
- the hpnI gene encoding bacteriohopanetetrol glucosamine biosynthesis glycosyltransferase HpnI yields the protein MPALSTLVSFLTTLLAFAGCGFSVLAIWSARAFVRAARKPLPDFYPPVSILKPVKGLDPEMYASFASHCHQNYPGQYELLFAIGSSDDPAIAAVEQLQRDFPDRSIRLVFCPETLGTNGKVSSLVQTLPEARFGHILISDSDILVSPNYLRNIMANFKDPSQNGRPVGMVTALYRGKAHRTLGSRMEALGIATDFAPNVLTARYLEKGIRFGLGSTLAVSREALNAVGGLLPLADCVADDYQLGARIATQGFEIKLSRETVETSVPAYRFREFWAHQMRWSRTVRDARPGGYFGTVFTFGLAWAILNVATSGASVESFALLSIALAARVSVALLIGGELLQDRQVVRDLWLLPARDLVALAVWAWSYAGNTVEWRGQEFVIRGGKMTRVMTDVDSFPGESSRPSARVKAE
- a CDS encoding ABC transporter permease, whose product is MRIRDSQEAVRMAFETLRTNKLRSGLTVLGISIGISTVILISSAINGLNSNIDGFIRSLGTNSIWVFRFEPFGKRPTTEELNRKQLTYEDGLAMRTMPHVAAVDPSLQYQNFQLGIGSVSLKYGNRKIQNTILGGDTTDLEKTGGFTLKEGRLWTEDEENRRANVVVLGHDAAEDLFQNESPIGKEIQCEGDVFTVIGVFDTQPQPFGGGRNTQDNSAYFPLETFRKIHPEIKDFWITVKYDDPKNKALVQDEIRELLRRRRKVHVEDADNFAIFGPDSLGRLWNSLTGGLFLFMVAVSSVGLMVGGVGVMNIMLVSVTERTREIGVRKAIGATKANILLQFTIEAMTLCAVGGLIGILAGALFTVALHFAVGFLHAALSSTWVVVSFIVSCAIGLIFGIYPAWKAANLNPIEALRYE
- a CDS encoding ABC transporter permease, yielding MELIEGFKIALQSLWANKLRSILTLLGVVIGVASVITVVTLVNGAKQFVTTKLNSYGAEVVTVSKMPQTFITIEEYLAFQKRKDVKMEDYEAIRDECKSCLSVGALRNTTGKVVYGTKSSTDTDIRGWTWTMPPMSNLNIAQGRSFTEAEDVHSSHVAIVGYDVADNLLGQGDPLGKEIRVDGEPYTVIGVGERQGKTLGASQDNWVAVPLTAFLQSYGSNKSLVIYVNAGGGGPVIDRVSDDLRTIMRGRRHLAPGAPDTFSIDTSATFQNLLGQILNSFGAVVVAIAAISLVVGGIVIMNIMLVSVTERTREIGIRKALGARRHDIMVQFIVESATMSLFGGMIGVIGGITVAKVITLLVSFPSEVQLWSVLVGLFVATGVGVFFGVYPARKAAQLDPIVALRSEL